The following proteins are co-located in the Pseudomonas fluorescens genome:
- a CDS encoding PAS domain-containing protein: MINAKLLQMVVNASNDGIVVAEREGKDKPLIYVNPAFERLTGYALDDILYQDCRFLQSGDRDQPALIAIREALDSGGACREILRNYRKDGTHFWNELSLSTVYNEADKQTYFVGVQKDVTAQVKAQQRVAQLEAQVAELKAQLAALETTSGNNKL; this comes from the coding sequence ATGATTAACGCCAAGCTGCTGCAGATGGTCGTCAATGCTTCCAATGACGGTATTGTCGTCGCCGAACGAGAAGGCAAAGACAAACCACTGATCTACGTTAACCCGGCGTTCGAGCGCCTGACGGGGTATGCCCTGGACGACATCCTTTATCAGGATTGCCGCTTCCTGCAGTCGGGTGACCGCGACCAGCCAGCGCTGATCGCCATTCGCGAAGCGCTCGACAGCGGTGGGGCCTGCCGGGAAATCCTGCGCAACTACCGCAAGGACGGCACGCATTTCTGGAATGAGCTGTCGCTGTCGACGGTTTATAACGAGGCCGACAAGCAGACGTATTTCGTCGGCGTGCAAAAAGACGTCACTGCCCAGGTCAAAGCGCAACAACGCGTCGCGCAGTTGGAGGCGCAAGTGGCCGAGCTTAAAGCGCAGTTGGCGGCCCTGGAAACGACGAGCGGAAATAACAAATTGTAG